caattgacCTTGTATGATCCTCTTGCTGGTTTTTGCCATGACAGAACTCTCTTGTGAGCAAGCTATTGGTGGTCACGTTGGGGCCTGTTTGCATCTTTGTAGACAAGGACTTCTGTTTTGACTCGTTGTATAATGTTATTTGGATGCTTACAACCCTTACCATGAATGAGATCATTTCTCCTGGACCATATGCCCCTCATCGTGACAGCACATTCCTCGAGTTCATATAAATCTAGCTTTTGATTCAGTTTTGACCACACATTGAAAAAAAGATCATTTTGGAAAGACATCTTTTGAGTCTTGATACATCCCTGGTTCCACACATCCATAGCTGCTATATAGCCTCATACTGCATGTCCAGAGGTTTCGGGTTCAAGCTTGCAAATAGGGCATTTACTATCTTCAactattttccttcttttcagaTTGACTAGGGTGGGTAGTGCTTCTTTGCATGCTCTTCATGTGAAATGCTTGACGGAGGGGCCACTTTCATTTTCCATAGCCTTTTCCACACTCTTATTTCCATCTGTTTGTGTGAATTCTCCCCCAATTCTTCTACCTCTAGTTGTTTTTGGTGGTGGTATCCACTTTTTACAGAATATAGGCCATTGTTAGTAAGATGCCAAGTAAGTCTATCTTCCCTGCCTCTAGCACTGATTGGTATGGAGGTTATAGCCTTGATTTCCTCTTCTGAAAACATCTCCATTAGGAGTTCTTCATTCCATCTCCTCTGTCCTGGTTCTAACAGATCACACACTTTTTCACACCAGTAATCAGGTTCTCTGGGAGTACTCACTTGGAAGTGAGGAAGGGATGGAATCCACTTTGCAGTCCAGATGTTGATGCTGCACCCATCACCCATTCTCCACATAAGGCCTGTTTTGAGGGTATGCATTCCAGCTATGATACTTCTCCAAGCAAAGGAGGGACCAGCTCCTAGTTTGGCATCCAAAAGTTCCCCTGCATTGAAATACTTCTGTTTTAATACTCTGGAAACAAGTGAGGAAGGATCTTGTATCATTCTCCAACTTTGCTTGGCAAGCATTGCCAGGTTGAAAGCTTTGAGGTCCTTGTAACCGAGGCCTCCCTTCTCTTTTGCTAAACTAAGTTGCCCCCAAGGGATCCACTGAATCTTAGATGAGTCCTCATTAAAGCCTCACCAAAACTTTCTTAGAAGTTGGTTTAGCTTTTTGGTTATGGACTCAGGTAGTAGAAACATACCCATTGAGTAAAGTGGAATGGCTTGGAGCACTGctttgagtagactttctttgCTTGCTGAGGAAAACTGGTTGGTTTTCCAGTTTACAATATGTGACCAAGTTTTGTCTATAAAGGAGTGGAATGCTATAACTCTAATTCTTCCCAAGATAGCTGGTAGACCGAGGCATTTCTCAAAGGTCCCAGTGGATTTCATTCCAATATGTTGTAGAACATGGGCCTGCATCTCTTTCTTAGTATTCTTGCTGAAAAAGACTGATGATTTGTCTCTATTAAGTACTTGTCCTGAGGCATGCTCATAAGTGTCCAAAATGGCCATGATATTTGAGAGTTCCATGGGGGATGCTTGGCAGAACAGTAaactgtcatctgcaaagaataGGTGACTTACTCTTGTGGATCCTCTACCAATTGGTACATTAGTGATGTCCCCCCTCTCTTCAGCTTTGTGTAGTAATGCTAATAAGGTTTCAGCACAGAGGATACAAATGTATAGGGATATTGGGTCTTCTTGGCAAATTCCTCCAGTAGGCTTAAACTTCTGTTGAGGCTCTCCATTAATCAAGATTGAGTAGGAGACAGAATTAAGGCACTTTTGAACCAATTGGATCCATTAAGGAGGAAAGCCTAATTTGGTCATAACAGCTTTCACAAAGTCCCATTCCACCCTgtcataagccttgctcatgtccaatTTGAGGGCCATAAAACCTTTCTTTCCTTTGATTCTTATGTTCATAGGCTACTAAAGTGTTGTCTAAAATGAGCCTTCCAGGGACAAAGGCACTTTGATTCACAGAAACCAGCTTTGGGAGGATCAGTTTCATCATGTTGGCTAGAGTTTTCGAGACTACTTTATAAAGCACATTGCAAAGGCTTATAGGCCTGTATTCTACCACCTTCCTTGGATTTTTGACCTTTGGTATAAGGGTAATGTAAGTATCATTCACTTCATTCAGAGATCCTTTGTGGTTCAGGACTTGGAGAGCAAAATAGCAAACATCTTTCCTTACCACAACCCAATTTTTCTGATAGAATTGTGCAGGAAATCTATCAGGGCCAGGGGACCCTAGTGGATTCATTTGGAATAAGGCCATTCTTACTTCATCTCTGTAAAGCGTTTGCTCAAACATAGCTTCATCTCAGCTGTGATTTTTGGTAGAAGTTCAAACAAGCAGGTCTCAATATTAGTTGGTAGTGAAGACTTGAATAAGGATGAGAAAAAACCTGTGAATGTTGAACCAATCTCCTCTTGCTCAATGATTATGTTTCCAGATGGACCAGTTATGGAGTTAATAGTGTTAATCTTCCTTCCATGAGTAGCTTGCATGTGGAAATAGCTGGTATTTTTGTCCCCATTTTTCAGCCAATGTTGTTTAGCCCGTTGTTTCTATTTTAAGTCATTTTCTTCAAGGAATATTTCAGCTTTCCTTTGCAGTTCCTACAAATGATCTATGTGAGTACCATCTCCTATATCTTGTAAGTGACTAATTTTGGCCCAGATTTGCTTAGGGCCCTGATTGTCCTTCTGGTTTAAGACTTTTTTCCACTCTGTGAGTCCCTTTTGACAATATTCTAGTTTTTTCCTCATGGTTTCAGCAAGGTTGGTTCCCATTACAGTCTTGTTCCATTTTGCCTCTATCACTGCACCACTTCCTTCTCTGACTTCCCATGCTACCTCATACTTGAATACCCTATGTCTCCCTCTCCCCTTCTTAATCTAATCTGGTAAACTGACATGGAGTGAGGAGTGCTCAGATTTCACTGCTGCAAGTACATTACACGTTGCTGAGTTGAAAAGGTCTAGCCAGGGTTTGTTTGCTATTGCCCTATCTAATTTTTCCTTTGTATAGCCTTCACCTCTTCTGTTATTGGACCAGGAGAACCTTTGCCCTAAGCTTGGTATGTCTCTGATTTCACACTGTTCTATTGCCACTCTAAACTTTTCAATCTGTCTATAAAATCTACAAGGGCCACtaaccttttctttttggtgTAATATCTCGTTAAAGTCCCTTGCACACAGCCAGGGAATCTTTGGTTCAAGTTTGAGCTTCATGAGGAGCTCCCAGTTGCCATCTTTTTTCATCTTGTCAGGGTGTCCATATAAGCCCGTGAATAACCATGGACTGGTTGAGTCATTTCCAGTGATCATTGCACTAATGTGCCACCGGGTGTAATTTATAACTTTGACCTTCCATAGTAAGGCTATGCCACCACTAAGCCCAACACTTtctgaaaaagcagtggttctacccaacactacacctagaaggggggtgaataggtgtaaacTAATTTTTATGGCTTTTTGAATAttagacaaacaagcagttaataaatgaatcaaataacacaaataatcaacacatgattttgatcacgaagtggaaactcatttgaagaacatcttcaaaatctaaaaccactctgggtgtaagacaccacctcaaatccactatagaaattttagtttgttacaaccaatttagagacactcacaaaacctttgtagtagctaaacttggcttgcaacaccacgagtgacccactcgatctctacacgcatgtagtgtcggaactctgaccttcctatagcttcccacgagaacctctcgatctctgcatcaacggcagctccggactcttccggccaacaaaaatgtccacttcaatggactcaagtaagagttgattttgaatgagttgtggtggagaaatgtttatccaagagagaatcaaacaaatggggtagagtttgctctaagaagttcttggaggcccttagggtttttgctctgattctccaccccaagaacagaagttaacatgttctatttatagttcccatcaaatgaggcgttcaaaaccctagtgatctggaacattggctcgagcgaaggtcgagcgaaacaatctgccaaagttcactcgagcgacctgtcgagcgagtatcgaggtcgactctgcctgagttcgctcgagctcagtgtcgagcgagggtcgagcgactcACTGTGCCTAGGTTCGCTCGAGCttagtgtcgagcgagggtcgagcggttgaatctgcctgagttcgctcgagctgtatgtcgagcgagggtcgagcggttgaatctgcctgaattcgctcgagttGTATGTCAAGTGAGGGTcaagcggtgcaatctgcccgagttcgctcgagcgctccatcgagcgagggtcgagcgaagttgacttctttgaccaattttcaagcctttccacaacaacacttgttacaacattattttacacaggttttcacaagaatatgccaatacgctcatttttccctcaacacttTCCACATCAAAGCatgcatcaaattgtaaggACATCCTCACTCCCTTCATTCTATTTTTGTTACACTTAATTTCCACAAGGAAAACTAGTTTGGAGAACTTCTCCTTAGTTAGCTTCCTAAGGATACGAATTGAGCGGGGGTTCCCAAACCCTCGACAATTCCATATTAATATACTCATTTGGGTAGGCAGTGCCGGGGACCAGCCACTGCCTTTTGCTTTTGGGACTCATAAACTTTAGcactattttttcttcttttttgtaaaGGGGCCATCTCTTTTTCGCCTCTTGAGATTCTCTTTTGGGGGCCAGTTTGGTCTTGGAGATTGGTGACATCTTTTAGAGTAGTAGATGGACTTATTCCTCCCCTtgcctttctttttcatttgccCCCTTTAGGTTTCTCCTCTTGGTCTTATGTTCATCTGGTTTTACCTTCAGTGGAAAGGAAATGCTAAAAATTATACTACAATCCCATCATTATTTCACTCTACTAACGTGGCAATCCGATCATTAGTTACATTGattgtttttcatttaataaattttggTATTCCATGtaattgaagaaaatgaaggcTTGCCTAATTATATGATTACTTAAATAGGTTGCATGCAAACTCGGGGCTAGTTTGGATACTAAGATATTCTCATATATTTCTTTCCCAAACATaactttcaatttcaaatttttaacgtTTTCATCTAATATTACTTAAATAGGTTGCATGCAAACTCAAGGTTAGTTTGGACGCTAagatattctcaaatatttctttCCCAAAcataactttcaatttttttatctaatcatcgcttaatcattattcaaatacaaaacccAATActactttcccaaacttccaatcaaaatacaaaaaacaatactatttttccaa
This genomic interval from Carya illinoinensis cultivar Pawnee chromosome 10, C.illinoinensisPawnee_v1, whole genome shotgun sequence contains the following:
- the LOC122278487 gene encoding uncharacterized protein LOC122278487 codes for the protein MALFQMNPLGSPGPDRFPAQFYQKNWVVVRKDVCYFALQVLNHKGSLNEVNDTYITLIPKVKNPRKVVEYRPISLCNVLYKVVSKTLANMMKLILPKLVSVNQSAFVPGRLILDNTLCLNSVSYSILINGEPQQKFKPTGGICQEDPISLYICILCAETLLALLHKAEERGDITNVPIGRGSTRVSHLFFADDSLLFCQASPMELSNIMAILDTYEHASGQVLNRDKSSVFFSKNTKKEMQAHVLQHIGMKSTGTFEKCLGLPAILGRIRVIAFHSFIDKTWSHIVNWKTNQFSSASKESLLKAVLQAIPLYSMAKEKGGLGYKDLKAFNLAMLAKQSWRMIQDPSSLVSRVLKQKYFNAGELLDAKLGAGPSFAWRSIIAGMHTLKTGLMWRMGDGCSINIWTAKWIPSLPHFQVSTPREPDYWCEKVCDLLEPGQRRWNEELLMEMFSEEEIKAITSIPISARGREDRLTWHLTNNGLYSVKSGYHHQKQLEVEELGENSHKQMEIRVWKRLWKMKVAPPSSISHEEHAKKHYPP